In Streptomyces hawaiiensis, one genomic interval encodes:
- a CDS encoding beta-glucosidase family protein, which yields MTDTAPRIPRRSALRLIGGAITVAAVPSPAHARGGPAPRVEALLARLTLDEKISLLHGATDPRPLGQAGYVAGVERLGIPPLRLADGPAGVRVTRHATALPAPVLLASAFDPGLARRYGRVIGREGRALGQDVLLSPMVNLIRTPYAGRNFETFSEDPLLSAHLVAAEIEGIQSEGLIATVKHFALNNQERDRASVDVRVDERTLHETELRGFEAAVAAGTGAVMGAYNKVNGTFACENEALLTGVLRERWGFTGFVMTDWSAAHSTREALLAGLDMEMPDGTHYGTALRTAVRDGGVPEAYVDRAVRRVLAVMDRFGLLDGIAPHRPERDAAAGAAIAREVAEAGATLLRNAHKTLPLSDGGSVAVIGPTGARPLVSGGGSAHVVPEHADSPLDAIRSRAARVTYALGEDAFGKPLPADVLDPAFDTEAHHVEAGRTWTYDGTLTVTEAEEWTLVLHYSATHPLRPKVLLDGEELFPLVPGWSEYFTGGLLTHAADGLSVRRRVMKPTEGTHRLSITARGGETGQLFRLRRITAATRAGDVTQAVRAARAARDVVLFAYEDAIEGQDRTTIALPGNQERLIDAVTAANPRTTVVLNTSSATSMPWLERTGAVLQMYYPGQEGAAATAAVLFGDRDPGGRLTQSFPAGDDRHPVAGDPRRYPGVDGTEEYTEGIHVGHRWYDAERVRPLFPFGHGLSYTSFAYEEPEAVWTADGLDVAFTVRNTGERDGVDVPQVYAGPSPDVPLDQPVRVLAGYRRLTLRAGLERRVTVRVEPRALSSWDPDVHDWVLGTGTRTLWIGASSRDLRLRLDARVGG from the coding sequence ATGACCGACACCGCGCCTCGCATCCCCCGGCGGTCCGCACTGCGTCTGATCGGCGGGGCGATCACCGTCGCCGCGGTGCCGTCGCCCGCCCACGCGCGCGGCGGGCCCGCGCCCCGCGTCGAGGCGCTGCTCGCCCGGCTCACCCTCGACGAGAAGATCTCCCTGCTGCACGGCGCCACCGACCCGCGCCCCCTCGGCCAAGCCGGATACGTGGCCGGAGTGGAGCGCCTCGGCATCCCCCCACTGCGTCTGGCCGACGGCCCGGCCGGTGTCCGTGTCACCCGGCACGCCACCGCCCTGCCCGCTCCCGTCCTGTTGGCCTCCGCCTTCGACCCCGGCCTGGCCCGGCGCTACGGCCGGGTCATCGGGCGGGAGGGCCGCGCCCTCGGCCAGGACGTGCTGCTGTCCCCGATGGTCAACCTCATCCGCACCCCGTACGCCGGCCGCAACTTCGAGACCTTCAGCGAGGATCCGCTGCTCTCCGCCCACCTGGTCGCCGCCGAGATCGAGGGCATCCAGAGCGAGGGACTCATCGCGACCGTCAAGCACTTCGCGCTCAACAACCAGGAGCGCGACCGCGCATCGGTCGACGTGCGGGTGGACGAGCGGACCCTGCACGAGACCGAGCTGCGCGGCTTCGAAGCGGCCGTCGCCGCCGGCACCGGCGCGGTGATGGGCGCGTACAACAAGGTCAACGGCACCTTCGCCTGCGAGAACGAGGCCCTGCTCACCGGCGTCCTGCGCGAGCGGTGGGGCTTCACCGGCTTCGTCATGACCGACTGGTCCGCCGCACACAGCACCCGCGAGGCCCTGCTGGCGGGTCTCGACATGGAGATGCCCGACGGCACCCACTACGGCACCGCCCTCCGCACGGCCGTACGGGACGGCGGCGTGCCCGAGGCGTATGTCGACCGGGCCGTGCGCCGCGTCCTGGCCGTCATGGACCGCTTCGGACTGCTCGACGGCATCGCCCCGCACCGGCCGGAGCGGGACGCGGCAGCCGGTGCGGCCATCGCCCGCGAGGTCGCCGAGGCGGGCGCCACCCTGCTGCGCAACGCCCACAAAACCCTGCCCCTGAGCGACGGCGGCAGCGTGGCGGTGATCGGCCCGACCGGCGCCCGGCCCCTGGTCAGCGGCGGTGGCAGTGCCCACGTCGTGCCCGAGCACGCCGACAGCCCCCTCGACGCCATCCGGTCGCGCGCCGCCCGGGTGACCTACGCGCTCGGCGAGGACGCCTTCGGCAAACCCCTCCCGGCCGATGTGCTCGACCCCGCCTTCGACACCGAGGCGCACCACGTCGAGGCAGGCCGCACCTGGACGTACGACGGCACCCTCACCGTCACCGAGGCCGAGGAGTGGACGCTCGTCCTGCACTACTCCGCCACGCACCCGCTCCGCCCGAAGGTCCTGCTCGACGGCGAGGAACTGTTCCCGCTGGTCCCCGGCTGGAGCGAGTACTTCACCGGAGGCCTGCTCACGCACGCGGCCGACGGCCTGTCCGTGCGCCGCAGGGTCATGAAGCCGACCGAGGGCACCCACCGGCTGTCGATCACCGCCCGGGGCGGGGAGACCGGTCAGCTGTTCCGGCTGCGCCGGATCACCGCCGCGACTCGGGCCGGGGACGTCACGCAGGCCGTACGGGCCGCCCGCGCCGCCCGGGATGTCGTCCTCTTCGCCTACGAGGACGCCATCGAGGGCCAGGACCGCACGACCATCGCCCTCCCCGGCAACCAGGAGCGGCTGATCGACGCCGTGACGGCCGCCAACCCGCGCACCACCGTCGTCCTCAACACCTCGTCCGCCACGTCGATGCCCTGGCTGGAGCGCACCGGCGCCGTGCTCCAGATGTACTACCCGGGCCAGGAGGGCGCCGCCGCGACCGCCGCCGTCCTGTTCGGCGACCGCGACCCCGGCGGCCGCCTCACCCAGAGCTTCCCAGCCGGCGACGACCGGCACCCGGTCGCCGGGGACCCGCGCCGCTACCCGGGCGTCGACGGCACCGAGGAGTACACGGAGGGCATCCACGTCGGTCACCGCTGGTACGACGCCGAGCGCGTGCGGCCGCTGTTCCCCTTCGGCCACGGCCTGTCGTACACGTCCTTCGCCTACGAGGAGCCCGAGGCGGTCTGGACGGCGGACGGCCTCGACGTCGCCTTCACGGTCCGCAACACCGGCGAGCGCGACGGCGTGGACGTGCCGCAGGTGTACGCGGGTCCCTCCCCGGACGTCCCGCTCGACCAGCCGGTACGCGTGCTGGCCGGCTACCGGCGGCTCACTCTGCGGGCGGGGCTGGAGCGGCGCGTCACCGTCCGCGTCGAGCCCCGGGCCCTGTCCTCCTGGGACCCGGACGTCCACGACTGGGTGCTGGGCACCGGGACCCGGACCCTGTGGATCGGGGCGTCGTCACGGGATCTGCGGCTGCGTCTGGACGCGAGGGTGGGCGGCTGA
- a CDS encoding RICIN domain-containing protein translates to MQSPNPPRPPYPPRPGAGPAESDRNLLARVGEPTEGPRAVALLLARHWRSVYDYAVICLASSEDSASMAAAAAFRVELARPGGGALRPRLLTAVRETVGEWAADDGISGVLPELRKTVGARGLRAARSGTPERRRLAERAFRGLPGASQCLLWHREVEAESISVPAGLLGVDAGTASAALEQAREQFRSGCVRAHRELAPTQECRYYNRLLDVPMRRGGALLPDVQRHLMACRYCRHAAEQLSHFEGGLEDLLAETVLGWGARRYLASRPGRDGDRGDLPAGGRHRLRSRAEPATGRPGAPRRHTKALAAAVGVTSLVLLATLLAARGWTEEGGTTDSQATWGAVSGHSVDPDGAGTPSVPPDSATSSSTASPSAGFPSAASAGNPAEVARGRLRNLADGLCLDIPGGRTRADARVVLAACSAGGSQQWSYQDDGVLRSTADPTLCLASDTAEGSVVLAGCLVHAGVVRYDLTVRGELLPRGGKGLALAPGKGRDVIVTGRDGSGAQRWTLEPSSAPGGPGESRQKRAEDTPRESRREPTRRPYGEAPPGHRPGPPPSTSGKLPQERYETRFAQVDCCEEAGPGAGEADTGPGPDVLGPATATVTDAVTALHSAALP, encoded by the coding sequence GTGCAATCCCCCAACCCCCCACGCCCGCCGTACCCGCCACGACCCGGAGCGGGGCCCGCGGAGTCCGACCGCAATCTTCTCGCCCGGGTCGGCGAACCCACTGAAGGGCCGCGCGCCGTCGCGCTGTTGCTGGCGCGGCACTGGCGCTCGGTCTACGACTACGCCGTGATCTGCCTTGCGTCCTCGGAGGATTCCGCGTCGATGGCGGCAGCCGCCGCCTTCCGCGTGGAGCTGGCCCGGCCGGGCGGTGGCGCCCTGCGTCCGCGGCTGCTCACGGCCGTCCGGGAGACGGTCGGGGAGTGGGCCGCGGACGACGGCATTTCCGGAGTACTGCCGGAACTCCGCAAAACCGTCGGCGCCCGCGGCCTGCGCGCCGCCCGGTCCGGTACACCCGAAAGGCGACGCCTCGCGGAGCGGGCTTTCCGCGGTCTTCCGGGGGCTTCCCAATGCCTGCTGTGGCACAGGGAGGTCGAGGCCGAGTCCATATCCGTACCGGCCGGTCTGCTGGGAGTGGACGCCGGCACCGCGTCGGCCGCCCTGGAGCAGGCGCGCGAGCAATTCCGGTCGGGGTGCGTACGGGCGCACCGGGAACTCGCACCGACGCAGGAATGCCGCTACTACAACCGCCTGCTGGACGTTCCCATGCGCCGCGGCGGGGCCCTGCTGCCGGATGTGCAGCGGCATCTCATGGCATGCCGCTACTGCCGTCACGCCGCCGAACAACTCAGCCATTTCGAGGGCGGTCTGGAAGACCTGCTCGCCGAAACGGTGCTCGGCTGGGGCGCACGCCGCTACCTCGCCTCACGGCCGGGCCGCGACGGGGACCGGGGCGACCTGCCCGCCGGCGGACGCCACCGCCTGCGCTCCCGTGCCGAACCGGCGACCGGCCGGCCCGGGGCGCCGAGGAGGCACACGAAGGCGCTGGCCGCCGCGGTCGGGGTGACCTCACTGGTGCTGCTCGCGACCCTGCTCGCCGCCCGGGGCTGGACGGAGGAGGGCGGCACCACCGACTCGCAGGCCACCTGGGGCGCGGTCAGCGGCCACTCCGTCGACCCGGACGGCGCGGGAACCCCGTCCGTGCCGCCGGACTCCGCGACATCCTCGTCCACCGCTTCCCCGTCCGCCGGTTTCCCGTCGGCCGCCTCCGCCGGCAACCCCGCCGAAGTGGCCCGGGGGCGGCTGCGCAACCTCGCCGACGGCCTGTGCCTCGACATCCCGGGCGGCCGGACCCGGGCCGACGCCCGCGTCGTGCTGGCCGCCTGCTCCGCGGGCGGGTCCCAGCAGTGGTCGTACCAGGACGACGGCGTACTGCGCAGCACCGCCGACCCCACCCTGTGCCTCGCCTCCGACACGGCCGAGGGCTCGGTCGTCCTGGCCGGCTGTCTCGTGCACGCCGGAGTCGTCCGCTACGACCTGACCGTGCGCGGTGAACTCCTGCCGCGCGGGGGCAAGGGGCTGGCCCTCGCCCCCGGCAAGGGCCGGGACGTGATCGTCACCGGCCGCGACGGATCCGGGGCGCAACGCTGGACACTGGAACCGTCGTCCGCCCCCGGGGGTCCGGGGGAGTCCAGGCAGAAGCGAGCCGAGGACACTCCGCGCGAGAGCCGCCGGGAGCCCACGCGGCGGCCGTACGGCGAAGCCCCGCCCGGGCACCGGCCCGGACCGCCGCCCAGCACGTCCGGGAAGCTGCCGCAGGAGCGGTACGAGACGCGGTTCGCGCAGGTGGACTGCTGCGAGGAAGCCGGCCCCGGGGCTGGCGAGGCCGACACGGGGCCCGGCCCCGACGTCCTCGGTCCCGCGACCGCCACCGTGACCGACGCCGTGACGGCACTCCACTCCGCCGCCCTGCCGTAG
- the galU gene encoding UTP--glucose-1-phosphate uridylyltransferase GalU: MIAPHPSAPAAPARTVRKAVVPAAGLGTRFLPATKATPKEMLPVVDKPAIQYVVEEAAAAGLDDVLMVTGRHKRAIEDHFDHAFELEQALTAKGDTVRLDAVRDPARLASIHHIRQGEPLGLGHAVLCARRHVGDQPFAVLLGDDLIDPRETLLSRMLGVRDRRLGSVVALMEVPPEQIHRYGCAAVEPAGEEDVVRVTGLVEKPARQHAPSRYAVIGRYVLDPAVFSVLERTPPGRGGEIQLTDALQELAAGGTVHGVVFKGLRHDTGDKADYLRTVVRLACERPDLGPEFVAWLRRFLGELDGARPGRRDVAA, translated from the coding sequence ATGATCGCCCCCCACCCTTCCGCCCCGGCCGCCCCCGCCCGCACCGTCCGCAAGGCGGTCGTCCCGGCCGCCGGTCTCGGCACCCGCTTCCTGCCCGCCACGAAGGCGACGCCCAAGGAGATGCTGCCGGTCGTCGACAAGCCGGCCATCCAGTACGTCGTCGAGGAGGCCGCAGCGGCGGGACTCGACGACGTCCTGATGGTCACCGGCCGGCACAAGCGGGCCATCGAGGACCACTTCGACCACGCCTTCGAACTGGAACAGGCCCTCACGGCCAAGGGCGACACCGTGCGACTGGACGCGGTGCGCGACCCGGCGCGGCTGGCCAGCATCCACCACATCCGGCAGGGCGAACCGCTCGGCCTCGGCCACGCCGTGCTGTGCGCCCGCCGCCATGTCGGCGACCAGCCCTTCGCGGTCCTCCTCGGCGACGACCTGATCGACCCGCGCGAGACCCTGCTGAGCCGGATGCTCGGCGTGCGCGACCGCCGGCTCGGCAGCGTGGTCGCCCTGATGGAGGTCCCGCCGGAGCAGATCCACCGCTACGGCTGCGCCGCCGTCGAGCCGGCCGGCGAGGAGGACGTCGTCCGCGTCACGGGCCTGGTCGAGAAGCCGGCACGGCAGCACGCGCCCAGCCGCTACGCCGTCATCGGCCGCTACGTCCTCGACCCGGCCGTCTTCTCCGTCCTGGAGCGCACCCCGCCGGGCCGGGGCGGCGAGATCCAGCTGACCGACGCCCTGCAGGAGCTGGCCGCGGGCGGCACGGTGCACGGAGTCGTCTTCAAGGGCCTGCGCCACGACACCGGCGACAAGGCCGACTATCTGCGCACGGTGGTCAGGCTGGCCTGCGAACGGCCCGACCTGGGGCCGGAGTTCGTGGCGTGGCTCCGGCGCTTCCTCGGGGAACTGGACGGCGCGCGCCCCGGGCGCCGGGACGTGGCGGCCTGA
- a CDS encoding DUF4442 domain-containing protein — MSIGEMLAATVPMARTLNLEFLETSPERAVVSLPDQGEYHNHVGGPHAGAMFTLGESASGAIVLAAFGDQLARAVPLAVSAEISYKKLAMGAVTATATLGRPASEVVAQLDAGERPEFPVAIAIQRADGAVTGEMTVVWTLRPNG, encoded by the coding sequence ATGTCCATCGGCGAGATGCTCGCCGCCACGGTGCCCATGGCCCGGACCCTGAACCTCGAGTTCCTCGAGACCTCGCCGGAGCGGGCGGTGGTGTCGCTGCCGGACCAGGGCGAGTACCACAACCACGTGGGCGGCCCGCACGCCGGCGCGATGTTCACGCTCGGCGAGTCCGCGAGCGGGGCGATCGTGCTGGCCGCGTTCGGGGACCAGCTCGCGCGCGCCGTGCCGCTCGCCGTCAGCGCCGAGATCTCCTACAAGAAGCTGGCGATGGGCGCCGTCACCGCCACGGCCACCCTCGGCCGCCCGGCCTCCGAGGTCGTCGCCCAGCTGGACGCCGGTGAGCGCCCCGAGTTCCCGGTGGCCATCGCCATCCAGCGGGCCGACGGCGCCGTGACCGGTGAGATGACGGTGGTGTGGACCCTGCGGCCCAACGGCTGA